A window of Nitrospirota bacterium contains these coding sequences:
- a CDS encoding metal/formaldehyde-sensitive transcriptional repressor produces MAHTIRQKTKLLNRVRRIRGQIEAVERALKEEKECTDVLHGIAAARWAINGLMAEVLEDHIRNHVADPANDPDAERAKGAEDLIDVVRSYLK; encoded by the coding sequence ATGGCCCATACGATCCGTCAAAAGACCAAGCTATTGAACCGCGTGCGCCGTATCCGCGGTCAGATTGAGGCTGTAGAACGAGCCCTGAAAGAAGAAAAAGAATGCACCGACGTCCTTCATGGAATTGCCGCTGCTCGCTGGGCGATCAATGGTCTGATGGCCGAAGTCCTCGAAGACCATATTCGTAACCATGTTGCTGATCCAGCGAATGACCCTGACGCCGAGCGCGCGAAAGGGGCTGAAGACCTGATTGATGTCGTCCGCTCTTATCTGAAATAA
- the mtgA gene encoding monofunctional biosynthetic peptidoglycan transglycosylase, producing MKRLIFFLLFGFLLLAGVYTFYFPDVSVLKKKNPRTTSFMKYRETGWRASGQQRKINQTWVPFARISPYLVKAIIIAEDAKFWSHEGFDYEAIQAAIESDLKLKKYKRGGSTITQQLAKNLYLKPEKSLLRKIREAVITWKLERTLSKRRILELYLNVVEWGDGLYGVEAASRYYFAKPASEVTAMEAARLVSVLPNPRKYRPDGNQKYVEKRSTVIYQIMVERGIVVPEFEEMLHVKEPLVEISTPPATGAPPLESFPSTAPVPVPPVTAGGSQ from the coding sequence ATGAAGAGACTCATTTTTTTCCTCCTTTTCGGATTCCTGCTTCTGGCGGGAGTCTACACATTTTACTTTCCTGACGTTTCGGTTTTAAAAAAGAAAAATCCCCGTACGACCTCCTTTATGAAATACCGGGAAACCGGCTGGAGAGCCTCAGGCCAACAGAGGAAAATTAATCAAACCTGGGTCCCTTTCGCGAGAATTTCTCCGTATCTGGTCAAGGCGATTATTATTGCCGAAGACGCCAAGTTCTGGTCGCACGAAGGCTTCGATTACGAAGCGATTCAGGCGGCCATTGAGAGTGATCTCAAATTAAAAAAGTACAAGAGGGGAGGTTCAACGATCACCCAGCAGCTTGCCAAGAACCTTTATCTGAAACCCGAAAAAAGTCTGCTCAGAAAGATCAGAGAAGCTGTCATTACCTGGAAACTGGAAAGAACTTTGTCGAAGCGACGGATTCTTGAGCTCTATTTAAATGTTGTGGAATGGGGCGACGGTCTGTACGGTGTGGAAGCGGCTTCCCGTTATTACTTCGCGAAACCGGCTTCCGAGGTGACGGCCATGGAGGCTGCCCGGCTCGTATCTGTTTTACCGAACCCGAGAAAATACCGGCCCGATGGAAATCAGAAATATGTCGAGAAGCGTTCAACGGTGATCTATCAGATTATGGTTGAAAGAGGAATCGTTGTTCCTGAATTTGAGGAGATGTTACACGTGAAGGAGCCTCTCGTAGAAATTTCAACTCCTCCTGCAACAGGGGCTCCCCCGCTGGAGTCGTTCCCTTCAACGGCGCCGGTTCCGGTTCCACCGGTTACCGCAGGAGGATCCCAATGA
- a CDS encoding DUF5615 family PIN-like protein — protein sequence MRFLVDENLPFSLTQLLREFNHDVFDVADSSLRGSPDERLWKLSARESRVIITKDLDFPFPHISPYPPGLILIRVPDFFTGEQITRLFSKALKTMNLEDLKGQIIVVSPGQIRFRPLQSK from the coding sequence ATGCGCTTCCTCGTTGACGAAAACCTTCCTTTCAGTTTGACTCAATTACTCCGGGAATTCAATCATGATGTTTTCGACGTTGCTGATAGCTCCCTTCGAGGTTCTCCGGACGAACGGCTTTGGAAATTATCCGCTCGTGAAAGCCGGGTTATAATTACAAAAGATCTTGATTTTCCGTTTCCTCATATCAGCCCTTACCCGCCGGGTCTTATCCTTATTCGCGTGCCTGATTTTTTTACGGGCGAACAAATAACGCGCCTGTTTTCAAAAGCTCTAAAGACAATGAATTTAGAAGACTTAAAAGGTCAGATTATAGTTGTGTCACCAGGACAAATCCGTTTTCGCCCTCTCCAAAGTAAGTGA
- a CDS encoding DUF433 domain-containing protein, whose protein sequence is MRNKTHIVIDPKIMGGKPVIKGTRVPVQVIVGALAGGMSNEEVCKEYRITVNDIHAALAYAAEALAEEKVHALPR, encoded by the coding sequence ATGCGGAATAAAACTCATATTGTTATTGATCCTAAAATTATGGGAGGAAAACCTGTTATTAAAGGTACCCGGGTTCCTGTGCAGGTTATTGTGGGCGCACTTGCCGGAGGCATGAGTAACGAGGAGGTTTGTAAAGAGTATCGTATAACGGTTAACGATATCCATGCGGCACTGGCTTATGCAGCGGAGGCACTGGCTGAAGAAAAGGTGCATGCGCTTCCTCGTTGA
- a CDS encoding (2Fe-2S)-binding protein, with protein sequence MEEKVRMHINDHEVEVKPGTSILAASMKAGIKHMHLCGGRGLCTTCRVHVVEGEDNLSKMENFERISLRAHLSFSGEVRLACQAKVLGPLKVKTIFPTIGRLDFKGQ encoded by the coding sequence ATGGAAGAAAAAGTTCGTATGCATATTAATGATCATGAGGTTGAAGTCAAGCCTGGAACTTCTATTTTAGCCGCCTCAATGAAGGCGGGGATTAAACATATGCATCTTTGTGGAGGGAGAGGCCTTTGCACGACCTGCAGAGTGCATGTTGTGGAAGGTGAAGATAATCTTTCCAAAATGGAGAATTTTGAACGGATTTCTTTACGGGCGCATCTTTCTTTTTCCGGAGAGGTCCGTTTGGCCTGTCAGGCAAAGGTATTAGGGCCTCTAAAAGTGAAAACGATTTTTCCGACCATTGGACGATTGGATTTTAAAGGCCAATAA
- a CDS encoding vitamin B12-dependent ribonucleotide reductase — protein MAITNQDISKNAETHSTKTQEPSVSFDPLQLRPPAISANAFRVLEKRYLAKSEEGKVIETPQELFVRVARNIAQAELNYAAGNFEKAFTDFYHLMANMEFLPNSPTLMNAGRDLQQLSACFVLPVEDSMEGIFEVVKQAAIIHKTGGGTGFSFTRLRPKDDVVRTTGGVASGPVSFMKVFNHATEAVKQGGTRRGANMGILRVDHPDVLDFVTCKDDTKEITNFNISVAITDKFMEAVRKNEPYDLISPRSGKTVKQMDARMVFDKIASQAHKNGEPGLFFIDATNRTNPTPHIAEMEATNPCGEQPLLPYESCNLGSINLEQHLIETDGQYQIDWIHLEKSIRTSVHFLDNVIDMNKYPIHQIEVITKSNRKIGLGIMGFARMLYKLGIGYDTEQGTEMGRKMMAYFRHIGYDASRQLAEERGVYAYWKGSLHEQQGYAIRNSYVTTVAPTGTISMIADTSGGCEPEFSLIWYKNVMGGDHLPYVQDYFIEVAKKEGFWHDELLERIIVNHGSARGIKEIPLKWQEVFVTSHDIAPEWHVRMQAAFQEHTDSAVSKTINLSTTATVEDVKKAYLLAYRLNCKGITVYRDGSRDEQVMNLGTSSKAHGSTPAQAASPAKTVTVTMAHNPAVGAASSPSPALIQIRPRPAITHGSTAKKPTSCGDLYLTINEDEQGRPFEVFANMGKAGGCEASQNEATGRLISLALRAGVEPDAIVKQLIGIRCNKPFGLGDNRVESCSDGIAKMMFSYLETHKNYQAQTAALATQGRVTAACPDCGCELEFGEGCEKCSFCGYSRCS, from the coding sequence ATGGCAATAACCAACCAAGACATTTCAAAAAATGCAGAGACCCATTCAACAAAAACTCAGGAACCTTCTGTAAGTTTTGACCCTTTACAGCTTCGTCCTCCGGCGATTTCTGCCAACGCGTTTCGGGTGTTGGAAAAGCGCTACCTGGCCAAAAGCGAAGAAGGCAAAGTCATTGAAACCCCTCAGGAACTTTTCGTACGCGTGGCCCGGAATATTGCTCAGGCCGAGCTGAACTATGCCGCCGGAAATTTTGAAAAAGCTTTTACGGACTTTTATCATTTAATGGCCAATATGGAATTTTTACCCAATTCTCCAACCCTGATGAATGCCGGAAGAGATTTACAGCAGCTTTCCGCCTGTTTTGTCTTGCCGGTGGAAGATTCGATGGAAGGAATTTTTGAAGTCGTCAAGCAGGCCGCTATTATACATAAAACAGGAGGGGGAACCGGATTTTCCTTTACCCGGCTTCGGCCAAAAGATGATGTGGTGAGAACCACGGGTGGCGTCGCGTCCGGTCCCGTCTCTTTTATGAAAGTCTTTAACCATGCGACCGAAGCGGTTAAGCAGGGGGGCACACGGCGGGGCGCCAACATGGGGATTCTCCGGGTCGATCATCCTGATGTTCTGGATTTTGTTACCTGTAAAGACGACACGAAGGAAATTACCAATTTCAACATCAGTGTGGCGATTACCGACAAGTTTATGGAAGCGGTTCGAAAAAATGAACCGTATGATTTAATCAGTCCCCGCTCCGGAAAAACGGTAAAACAGATGGATGCCCGGATGGTTTTCGACAAGATCGCTTCGCAGGCGCATAAAAACGGCGAACCGGGCCTTTTCTTTATCGATGCCACCAACCGGACTAACCCGACGCCGCATATAGCCGAAATGGAAGCAACCAATCCATGCGGGGAACAGCCTTTACTTCCCTATGAATCGTGTAATCTGGGGAGCATCAACCTTGAACAACATCTCATCGAGACTGACGGACAATATCAAATCGATTGGATCCACCTTGAAAAATCAATCCGAACATCGGTTCATTTCCTCGACAACGTGATCGATATGAACAAATACCCGATTCACCAGATCGAGGTCATTACCAAATCGAACCGAAAAATCGGGTTGGGGATTATGGGCTTTGCCCGGATGCTCTATAAGCTGGGGATCGGGTATGACACCGAGCAGGGAACTGAAATGGGCCGAAAAATGATGGCCTATTTCAGACACATTGGTTACGATGCCTCCCGGCAACTGGCTGAAGAACGGGGGGTCTATGCCTACTGGAAAGGCTCTCTCCATGAACAGCAGGGGTATGCGATCCGAAATTCCTATGTGACCACCGTGGCCCCTACCGGGACGATCAGCATGATTGCCGATACGTCGGGGGGATGCGAACCCGAGTTCAGTCTCATCTGGTATAAAAACGTGATGGGAGGCGATCACCTTCCCTATGTTCAGGATTATTTTATTGAAGTGGCTAAAAAAGAAGGGTTCTGGCACGACGAGCTCCTTGAAAGAATTATCGTCAACCACGGCTCTGCCCGCGGGATTAAAGAGATTCCGTTGAAATGGCAGGAGGTTTTCGTCACTTCGCACGATATCGCCCCCGAATGGCATGTCAGGATGCAGGCCGCCTTTCAGGAACATACCGACAGCGCCGTTTCCAAAACAATCAATCTTTCCACCACCGCAACGGTGGAAGATGTGAAAAAAGCCTATCTTCTCGCCTACCGGCTCAATTGCAAGGGGATTACCGTTTACCGCGATGGGAGCCGTGACGAGCAGGTGATGAACCTGGGGACCAGTTCCAAAGCGCACGGGTCGACCCCTGCGCAGGCGGCCTCTCCGGCAAAAACAGTCACGGTGACCATGGCGCACAACCCGGCGGTAGGTGCGGCGTCATCCCCATCGCCGGCATTAATCCAGATCCGTCCCCGGCCGGCTATCACCCACGGAAGCACCGCCAAGAAACCGACCTCCTGCGGCGATTTGTATCTCACCATTAATGAAGATGAGCAGGGAAGGCCGTTTGAAGTCTTTGCCAATATGGGAAAAGCGGGTGGATGCGAGGCTTCCCAGAATGAAGCCACCGGCAGGCTGATTTCTCTGGCCCTCCGGGCAGGGGTAGAACCTGACGCGATCGTGAAACAATTAATCGGTATCCGGTGCAACAAACCGTTTGGGCTGGGTGACAACCGGGTCGAATCGTGTTCGGACGGCATTGCGAAGATGATGTTCAGCTATCTAGAAACCCATAAGAACTACCAGGCCCAGACGGCGGCTCTTGCGACGCAGGGGCGCGTGACGGCGGCTTGCCCTGATTGCGGGTGTGAGTTGGAATTTGGAGAGGGATGTGAGAAGTGCAGTTTCTGCGGGTACTCCCGTTGTTCATAA
- the gspK gene encoding type II secretion system minor pseudopilin GspK yields the protein MFLLSFPIMKKLPDFSLTPLRKDQAGVVLLMVLFVIVLLVTLVIEFDYQSRVELKSSLRFVDTEKAISLARSGLLAGEEILRNNLSNNYDGLDQFWAQTLPGYPLGDGSITLKIQDESGKINLNLLNQLKSGRAGTEAQVRRLFSLLEVDDRLVDEIILWISCENDFYYQGLNPPYTCQKNLPFDTLSELRLIRGMTDDIYSKIAPHLTVYPQVLDAHKFINVNTADFIVLQTLFYKKDDTFQFDITPSLAEEIMKARPIKSDNDLVNISGFKSIGDRLKLDSAGVKSWYFTITSTGEMKGTEKKLIETIARPPGDPKTKTTRYYTRLE from the coding sequence ATGTTTCTTTTGTCGTTTCCCATTATGAAAAAGCTCCCTGATTTTTCCTTGACCCCTCTCAGAAAAGATCAAGCCGGTGTTGTTCTCTTAATGGTTTTATTTGTAATTGTCCTGCTGGTGACCCTGGTGATCGAATTTGATTATCAATCAAGGGTCGAATTGAAATCCTCTCTTAGGTTTGTGGATACCGAAAAGGCAATTTCTCTGGCACGCTCGGGTCTTTTGGCGGGCGAAGAGATCTTGCGGAATAATTTGTCCAATAATTACGATGGGTTAGACCAGTTTTGGGCTCAGACTCTTCCCGGTTATCCTCTCGGCGACGGGTCGATCACTCTTAAAATTCAGGATGAATCGGGCAAAATAAACCTTAACCTGTTAAACCAGTTGAAATCCGGGCGGGCCGGAACAGAAGCCCAGGTTCGGAGGCTCTTTTCGCTGTTGGAGGTGGATGACCGGCTGGTTGATGAAATAATCCTCTGGATTTCCTGCGAGAACGATTTTTATTACCAGGGCTTAAACCCTCCCTATACCTGCCAGAAAAATCTCCCGTTCGACACCCTGTCGGAGCTCCGGTTGATCAGGGGAATGACCGACGACATTTATTCTAAAATCGCTCCCCATTTAACGGTCTATCCGCAGGTGTTGGACGCGCACAAATTCATCAACGTGAATACGGCGGATTTTATCGTCCTTCAAACCCTTTTTTATAAAAAAGACGACACCTTTCAGTTTGATATTACCCCAAGCCTTGCAGAGGAGATCATGAAGGCCAGGCCGATTAAGAGTGATAACGATCTCGTGAACATTAGCGGATTCAAATCGATTGGAGATAGATTAAAGCTTGATTCGGCTGGTGTGAAGAGCTGGTATTTTACGATTACATCAACCGGAGAAATGAAAGGGACCGAAAAAAAACTCATTGAAACCATTGCCAGGCCCCCCGGTGATCCCAAAACAAAAACTACCCGATATTACACACGGTTAGAATAA
- a CDS encoding type II secretion system protein M: MMRRFNLPPLKWFSRLGKRERRVLQGGVGFLLVLGIWLFIFSPIIEKMAWYDQKSRQKEKDLVEMASLKEEYKKLKNRLDRFDLKIGEGRKDFSFPAYLESLATDNQLKNKMTSLRPQSSQSFENIKVYDIEVKLENLTLNQAVTFLNKIETAPSFLYIKQLHMKTRYGEPRNLDVSFVVSHYEKAP, encoded by the coding sequence ATGATGAGACGATTTAATCTGCCGCCTTTAAAATGGTTCAGCCGGCTGGGAAAAAGGGAACGAAGGGTCCTTCAGGGAGGAGTCGGGTTTCTTCTTGTTCTAGGGATATGGCTCTTCATCTTTTCTCCTATTATTGAAAAAATGGCCTGGTATGACCAAAAAAGCCGCCAAAAAGAAAAAGACCTTGTTGAAATGGCAAGCCTTAAAGAGGAGTATAAAAAGCTTAAGAACAGGCTCGATCGGTTTGACCTGAAGATCGGGGAGGGAAGAAAAGATTTTTCCTTTCCTGCCTATCTGGAGAGTCTTGCCACAGATAATCAGCTAAAAAACAAAATGACCTCTTTAAGGCCGCAATCATCACAAAGTTTTGAAAATATTAAGGTTTATGATATCGAGGTCAAGCTGGAGAATCTAACTTTGAACCAGGCCGTCACCTTCCTCAACAAAATTGAAACTGCTCCCTCCTTTCTTTATATCAAACAGCTCCATATGAAAACCCGTTACGGCGAGCCTAGAAATTTAGATGTTTCTTTTGTCGTTTCCCATTATGAAAAAGCTCCCTGA
- a CDS encoding PilN domain-containing protein: MKIIGLEFDSRWVRFAELEETWGGELTLRSCGEVSVDPEKRPDPAFQKRVAQADRVIVSFPGQLISSRVISLPFTQPKKIEQVLPFEVEPLFPFELDRLILAHHILFQEENSSRVLVGAVLKEDFRGFMEKLQRLGVDPHQAEWDSMALFNFTRIMPSFEETSLLLLNMGEDFSSLCFLRGNVPLMLRSISGGTKDFNDSSVWEEKHPFIQELLKTIQVVKAESGESSQNLLVCGNGSRIKDLSEWLSNQTGVPILDWKVEPGRLKKESLIPTIKGEIDPLFIPAVGLALKGSSLKGSLSQINFRKEEFAHGDIEKGKKGFQRILLVSFLILLIMGLTDLGIRFSIKKSHFEKLSQQLQDEYRGIFPGSGSIINEIDQTKGAMTRLKKKETFLNLNEVTPLVVLTELTVQIPKEVKIDINEVSIESDKIRLEGETDSFDSLDKIKASLGNVRSFGEIAVNDAKMNAEESKVRFKLEITRKTGME; the protein is encoded by the coding sequence ATGAAAATCATAGGTTTGGAGTTCGATAGCCGATGGGTTCGTTTTGCCGAATTGGAGGAAACCTGGGGAGGTGAATTAACCCTGAGGTCTTGCGGAGAGGTTTCCGTTGATCCAGAAAAACGCCCGGATCCGGCTTTTCAAAAACGGGTGGCCCAGGCCGATCGGGTGATTGTTTCTTTTCCCGGCCAACTTATTTCTTCGCGGGTGATTTCTCTGCCTTTTACCCAGCCTAAAAAGATCGAACAGGTACTTCCTTTCGAGGTCGAGCCTCTTTTTCCGTTTGAACTTGACCGGTTAATCCTCGCTCACCATATTCTTTTTCAGGAAGAGAACTCAAGCCGGGTTTTGGTAGGAGCCGTTTTAAAGGAGGACTTTCGCGGTTTTATGGAAAAGCTTCAACGGCTGGGTGTTGACCCGCATCAGGCCGAATGGGACAGCATGGCGCTTTTTAATTTTACCCGGATCATGCCGTCATTTGAGGAAACCTCTCTTCTCCTCCTGAATATGGGGGAAGATTTCTCGTCTCTCTGTTTTCTCAGAGGGAATGTCCCGTTGATGTTAAGATCGATTTCAGGGGGGACCAAAGATTTTAATGACAGCTCGGTTTGGGAAGAGAAACATCCTTTTATTCAAGAACTGTTGAAAACGATCCAGGTGGTTAAAGCCGAAAGCGGCGAATCGAGTCAAAACCTGCTGGTGTGCGGAAACGGAAGCAGGATCAAAGACCTTTCGGAGTGGCTTTCTAATCAAACCGGGGTTCCAATCCTGGATTGGAAGGTGGAGCCCGGAAGGTTGAAAAAAGAATCTCTGATCCCGACGATAAAGGGGGAAATCGACCCGTTGTTTATTCCGGCGGTAGGGCTTGCGTTAAAGGGCTCTTCCTTAAAAGGCTCGCTGTCGCAAATTAATTTTAGAAAAGAAGAGTTTGCGCATGGTGATATCGAAAAGGGAAAAAAAGGGTTTCAACGTATCCTCCTTGTTTCTTTTTTGATCCTTCTGATCATGGGATTGACCGATTTGGGCATCCGGTTTTCTATTAAAAAAAGCCATTTTGAAAAATTAAGCCAACAGCTTCAAGATGAGTATCGGGGGATTTTTCCCGGTTCCGGTTCGATCATAAACGAAATCGACCAGACCAAAGGAGCGATGACCCGGTTGAAGAAAAAAGAGACTTTTCTTAACCTCAACGAGGTGACGCCCTTAGTGGTTTTGACAGAGTTAACCGTCCAAATTCCCAAGGAGGTTAAAATCGATATCAATGAAGTCTCTATTGAATCCGATAAAATCCGGTTGGAAGGCGAAACCGATTCATTTGATTCGCTGGATAAAATTAAAGCGTCGTTGGGGAATGTCAGGTCGTTCGGTGAGATCGCCGTCAATGACGCTAAAATGAATGCCGAGGAGTCGAAAGTCCGTTTTAAACTCGAAATTACCCGAAAAACGGGGATGGAATAA
- the gspN gene encoding type II secretion system protein GspN, which produces MTWFHENQKRVFYFVGLSLYGFLLYFLFVILTFPKTQVQNWMLFQFQKATQTEVTVSETRFTFPLGTEWKKITFFPSGKPETRFELDQMKIDFSLASFLFKRKMSAHFNLKGWGGDIRGAWSAEGGNKTSRNSVVVEGEELELGRFPWNKGVTIAGKVKFQTEYRWEAADPGKGKGFINIEGNEINGRGLSISGFNLPEIAVSRLTGHGILRDGSMTVDRFVSTGALADLNGTGTILINTPFEKSLLNLSFKITPKEALNKIVPLAFLSPSARSGVPMDLYLKGTLEQPAFTLTGAPT; this is translated from the coding sequence ATGACCTGGTTTCATGAAAATCAAAAAAGAGTTTTTTATTTTGTCGGGTTAAGTCTGTACGGGTTTTTACTCTACTTTCTGTTTGTGATATTAACTTTTCCAAAAACGCAAGTTCAAAACTGGATGCTTTTTCAATTTCAAAAAGCGACCCAAACAGAAGTGACCGTCAGCGAAACCCGTTTTACCTTTCCGTTGGGAACCGAATGGAAAAAAATTACTTTTTTCCCTTCTGGAAAACCGGAAACCCGCTTTGAACTCGACCAGATGAAGATTGATTTTTCCCTGGCCTCGTTTTTATTTAAACGAAAAATGAGCGCCCATTTTAATTTAAAAGGGTGGGGAGGGGATATCCGGGGAGCCTGGTCGGCGGAAGGCGGAAATAAAACCAGTCGAAATTCGGTTGTGGTAGAGGGAGAAGAACTGGAGCTCGGGAGATTTCCCTGGAACAAAGGGGTTACGATTGCCGGAAAAGTTAAATTTCAAACCGAATATCGTTGGGAGGCGGCTGATCCTGGCAAGGGAAAAGGGTTTATTAATATCGAGGGGAATGAAATCAATGGCCGGGGTCTTTCCATTTCGGGTTTTAACCTCCCCGAAATTGCCGTTTCGAGACTGACAGGACATGGAATTCTCCGTGATGGATCAATGACCGTCGATCGGTTTGTTTCAACCGGAGCCCTCGCTGATTTAAACGGAACGGGGACGATTTTAATCAATACGCCTTTCGAGAAAAGCCTCCTGAACCTCTCATTTAAAATAACGCCAAAAGAGGCCCTAAATAAAATCGTTCCCCTTGCTTTTCTTTCTCCGAGCGCCCGATCGGGCGTTCCGATGGATCTTTATTTAAAAGGGACACTTGAACAGCCGGCCTTTACCCTGACAGGGGCGCCCACATGA
- a CDS encoding type II secretion system protein GspJ: protein MKRGNGFNMSGNKNPKLPRRLFGAPQGFTLVEVLIALAIAAVIAIFLYETFISTSRVTEKIEQEREVYREIRLTADQLTRELLSAYQPPALSGASYFSGVHETGSEGSMDSLSFYAMSHLHLVPDQPDAELTRVRYFLEKPSESKWYQLSHEEYPHFLSKGPPEKEVLIEKVKELNIKYFDGKTWLPEWDSKKSNLSIPAAVKVSLVVIKQDGTPEEWVRQVNLVGF, encoded by the coding sequence ATGAAGAGAGGGAATGGGTTCAATATGTCCGGGAATAAAAATCCGAAACTGCCTCGGCGCCTTTTCGGCGCCCCTCAGGGTTTTACCCTGGTTGAAGTTTTAATCGCGCTGGCGATTGCCGCGGTAATCGCTATTTTTCTTTATGAAACGTTTATCTCGACCTCGCGGGTAACCGAAAAAATTGAACAGGAAAGAGAAGTCTACCGTGAAATCCGGCTGACAGCCGATCAGTTGACCCGTGAACTCTTAAGCGCCTATCAACCGCCCGCTTTATCCGGGGCGTCTTATTTTTCGGGGGTTCATGAGACAGGGTCGGAGGGATCGATGGATTCATTGTCGTTTTATGCGATGTCCCATCTCCATCTCGTTCCCGATCAGCCGGATGCCGAATTGACCCGGGTCCGTTATTTTTTAGAAAAGCCTTCGGAGAGTAAATGGTATCAGTTGAGCCATGAAGAATACCCCCATTTTCTATCCAAGGGTCCTCCGGAGAAAGAAGTTTTAATTGAAAAGGTTAAAGAATTAAATATTAAATATTTTGACGGAAAAACCTGGCTGCCGGAATGGGATTCAAAAAAATCAAATCTTTCGATTCCTGCCGCGGTCAAGGTTAGTTTAGTGGTCATTAAGCAGGATGGAACCCCCGAGGAGTGGGTTCGTCAGGTTAATCTTGTGGGGTTCTAA
- a CDS encoding prepilin-type N-terminal cleavage/methylation domain-containing protein, with product MTTQQTSLIDRSEKGFTLLEVMIALTLVAIVFVPLLALRNQNINQTAYARKVLRAEFLANEKLSTLLLEEKPEKGETNGDFGDQYPDFRWVQAVSDTPMGAVKEISLKVIWKKGNRDEEREWVQYVRE from the coding sequence GTGACAACACAGCAGACGTCCCTTATTGACAGATCAGAAAAAGGTTTTACGCTGTTGGAGGTAATGATCGCTCTCACCCTTGTGGCCATTGTCTTTGTCCCTCTCCTTGCCTTAAGAAACCAAAATATTAATCAGACTGCCTATGCCCGGAAGGTGTTACGGGCTGAATTTTTGGCCAATGAAAAATTATCCACGCTTTTACTGGAAGAAAAGCCTGAAAAAGGAGAGACGAATGGGGATTTTGGAGATCAATATCCCGATTTTCGATGGGTTCAGGCTGTTTCGGATACTCCCATGGGGGCTGTTAAGGAGATCAGTTTAAAGGTCATCTGGAAAAAAGGGAACCGGGATGAAGAGAGGGAATGGGTTCAATATGTCCGGGAATAA
- a CDS encoding prepilin-type N-terminal cleavage/methylation domain-containing protein, whose product MINQTQNGKIAGFTLIEISVVVLIMGLMALILLPRLTGLSGGNLNTVTRHLIGTIQTLKDEAESRQKIFRLNFNLPSQVYDISVLKENGEFVPYQTESLGKVQLPSQIRLKDMVTLRQGKVTDGTAYLFFYPLGRVEKAILHFEENGRLLTLKVMPLSGKVKLYDGYLEEQK is encoded by the coding sequence TTGATCAATCAAACCCAAAACGGAAAAATCGCCGGGTTCACCCTGATTGAAATTTCTGTTGTTGTTCTGATCATGGGACTCATGGCGCTCATTCTTCTTCCCAGGCTAACGGGTCTTTCCGGGGGAAACCTGAATACGGTTACCCGGCATTTGATCGGCACGATTCAAACCCTGAAGGATGAGGCGGAGTCGAGGCAAAAGATCTTTCGGCTGAATTTTAACCTTCCTTCTCAGGTTTACGATATCAGCGTCTTAAAAGAAAACGGGGAGTTTGTCCCCTATCAAACCGAAAGCCTTGGAAAAGTTCAGCTCCCGTCGCAGATCCGTTTAAAGGATATGGTCACGTTAAGACAGGGAAAGGTTACTGACGGAACCGCTTATCTTTTTTTTTATCCTCTGGGACGGGTGGAAAAGGCCATCCTTCATTTTGAGGAGAATGGGCGGCTTCTTACTCTGAAAGTGATGCCACTTTCAGGGAAGGTTAAATTATATGACGGCTATCTTGAAGAACAAAAATAA